The stretch of DNA TAAATGGCTAAATGGTGATTATGGAACAGAAGAGCAAAAATCCATTGGTGAAGATGTTAAATATTTGATAGTTGGTGGGGATATTGTAGATGGTATTGGTGTCTACCCTAATCAAGACAAAGAATTATCTATTAAAGATATTTCAGAACAATATGAAGAGGCAGCTAGACTTCTTGGAGATATTAGAAGTGATATAAAGATTATTATATCTCCTGGAAACCACGATGCTTCAAGAGTGGCTGAACCACAACCTGCAATACCTGAAAAATATGCAAAATCTCTTTATGATTTAAATAATGTAGAATTTGTAAGTAATCCAGCGATTGTTAGCCTTGATGGTTGGAATACTCTTATTTATCATGGTCGTGGTTTTGATGATATTGCTATTACTGTTAAAGGATTTTCACATGAAAGAAATGATCTTATAATGGAAGAATTATTAAATAAACGTCACCTAGCACCGATATATGGAGAAAGAACTCCTTTGGCATCAGAACTTGAAGATCACCTTGTAATTGATAATGTTCCTGATATTTTCCATACGGGTCATGTTCATATAAATACGTATAAAAATTATAAAGGAGTTCATATGATTAATTCAGGAACTTTTCAGACTCAAACTGAGTTTCAAAAAGTTCACAACATTCTTCCAACTTGTGCTGAGGTTCCAATTCTTCATAGAGGCGTTTATAAAAAGTTGAATTTTATTTAGAATAAGTATTTTAAATGATTATTTAGCTATATATTTTAAAATAATCTTTCAGTTCTATTTGGTGATGAAATGAGTGATAAAGATGATAATATTAAAAGTGTTGTTGATGTTTCGAAATATCTTTTTGGGCGTAAATTAGTTTCTGGAAAAGCTGGAAATGTCAGCGCTAGATTTAATGATAATGGAATGGATGTTATAGCTATTACTCCTACTATGAAGTCATTAGGTAAAGTAAAAGAAGAAGAAATAATATTAATTGATATTGATGGGAACAATTTAACTAAAGGAACTCCTTCTTCTGAAATATACTTACATCTAGCTATATATAAAGAAAAAGATGACATTGGTGCAATTGTTCATACTCATTCTCCTTTTGCAACAGGTTTTGCATTTTCTAACAAACGGATAAAAAGGTTAGAGGGTTTTGGTGAAATAATTTCCCCATACTTGGCAGAAATTGAATATGAAAGACCTGGAAGTGATGAATTAGCTGTTAAATCTGCTGAAGCACTTAAAAATGAAGACGTACTGATTTTAAAAAATCATGGAGTTATATCAACAGGAAAAAATATTGAAGAAGCCTGTTCATTAGCGGAATTTGTTGAAGATATAGCTAAAACTCAATTCATTTCACATACTTTGAATCTATCAGATTCATTTTAATATGATTGAGTTTCACAAATAATTAAGAGCTATATAATTAATATTCATATAATTGAGATTATAGATAAATTGAATAAATAAAAAACATTAAAATGATTAAAAATAGATAATAAAAAGCAAAAAAAAAATGGTTGAAAAATTATATTAAGCATTTATAGCAAATAAATATTTATAGCTAATAAATAATCAAATAGTTATTAAATACCTAATAAAAAAAAATATGATATATGATAGGGGATATATGTTTAATTTGTTTTAATTGACTCTAATTTACTTAAAACTTCCCAAATAAGGGTTCTAGCATGAATAGGTATATTTGGGTCGTTACTAATTTCATCTAATATTAAGATAACTGCACTTGCTCTTACAGTTTCATCTTCTTCTTTATTGTTAAGTAGTGTATTAGACTCATCAGCAGCTCTTCTAATGTTACGAGGTACACTCGGATTTTCCATAATATGTTTTAAAATCTCAGAAACTTCGTTAAAAATATCGTTACTCATAAATAATCCTCCAAAATTAAAATAAATAATAAATAAAGATTTAACATTTTTATAATCAATACAAAAAACTACTATTCATGGATTTAATTAAATATAATCTATATATATAAATTATAAGCTCCATAAATAGATTTGGATAAATTAAATAATAATTAGTATGTTAATTGTAAATTAAGATAAATATATTAAAAATTTTATTTTATAAAATTACTATACATTTATTATATAGTACTAAGTTATTTAAAAAGTTTTGTATTTTTTATTATTTTTTCATTTATTAATTAATTTTATTAATATATTTTTTAAAACTTATAGCAACAAAAAGATTTATTTACTAGGAAAATAAATTAAATAATATAAAATTGATGAGAAGTATTACTACCATTAAATAAATTTTTATATGATTATTACAAATAGATTATTAGTATAAATTAAGTCTTTAATAATATTTCTTTTGATAAAAATTATTATTAAAGAATATAAATAACTATTTAGAATTACTATTCACTTAAAGCTATTTAAATTATATTAAAAGACTTTTAAAGATTATAAAAGCTATAATCATATAAAGTTATAAAATAAACTAGTGAATCTGATTTATTTAATAAATTAATATTAAAACCCATAATGCTTTTTAGTGTAAATTATTCATGATTTATTAATACATTATATTATTCATAATTTATTGATATATTATATTATTAATGATTTTAGTAATACATTACATATTTTTATTAATAGGTTATATAATTTTATTAATAAATTACATATTAATTATTACATTATTAAATTAATACAATTAATACATTATTAAATATAATTATAAATTTAGAGTTAGGAGGATTTAAATGTCTGATATTGTAAGAACTTGGCGTCATATTCAACAAAGGTACAATCTCATTGGATCAAAATGTACTAACTGTGATGGGGTTTACTTCCCTCCACGAGTCATATGTCCAAAATGTAGGAGAAAAGGTAAGATTGAAAATATTCAATTTAGTGGAAAAGGTAAAATACATAGTTTTTCCATTGTTGAAACTCCAACTGATGATTTTAAAACTATTGCTCCATACGCAGTAGCTATAATTGATTTAGAAGAAGGCGCAAGACTCACATCTCAGCTTGTAGATTGTGATCTTAATGAAATAGAGATTGGGGATCCTGTTGAAATGGTATTTCGAAAGATTAGGGAAGATGGAGAAGACGGAGTAATCTCTTATGGATTCAAATTTAAACCAATCAAATAATTCTGAAGGATGTACGAATTATAAAAATTTGAATATTTCAGAGAATTCACTTTCAACTGATTTTGGTGTATTGCTTATTAGTCATGGAAGCAGTTTACCTTATGCAGAAGAAACTTTTAAAGATATACTTGAAAAATATCTATCTTTAACTGGTCATAATACTGAAGTTGGATATATGAAGGTTGCTAAACCATCTATTTCTGAAGCTATTGATAATTTATTGGATAGGAATAATAACATAAAAAGAATCATTGCTATGCCAGTATTTTTAGCTCCAGGTATTCACACTAATATAGATATACCAATAATTTTAGGGCTTGAACCTAAAGAAACTGATCCAAGATGTCCTGATGGAAATTATCCTGAAGATCATTACTTGATGGAGTCAAAACCTATCAACTTCAATGGTGAAATTGATTTAATTGGTTGTATAGGTCCTGATCCACAGATAATTAGTATTATAAATAAAAAGATTGAATCAGCTATTTCTAAATCTAACAGTGATATAAATTCAGATAAGACAGGTGTTTTACTTGTAAGCCATGGAAGTAGGTTAAATTATAATCGTGAATTTATTACAGATATATATAATCAATATAAATCTCAGACTGACTATTCTGTTTCTCAAGGTTTCATGGAACTTTGTGAACCTACTATTGCACAATCTATTAATAGCATGCTTGAAAGTAAAGATTTAGATAGAATAATTGTTGTTCCTGTATTTTTAGCTCCAGGTGTTCACACCAAAAGAGATATACCTACTATTCTAGGTATTTTGGAGGATGAAGATATAAACAATACTCATTTTTCCAATGATCATTCTCACTCTCATGTCCATTCTCATGATTATAGCCATGATCACTCTCATGATCATGCTCATGGAGGCCTTGTTGAGTTTGATGGAGAGATATTATATACAGAACCACTAGGTTCTGATGATATTATAATTAAAATTCTTAAAAATAGAATTGAAAGCAATATATAATTTTTTGAAGCTTAATTTGGTTTATTTTTTATTATTTTTTATTACTTTTTATTACTTTTTATCTCGCATTACTTTTTTATTTATTATATTAGAATTTTTATTAATAATTTTATTAATGATATTACTTTTATTAATAATTTTTCAATAATATAATTTTTCAAGAATATTTTAATATTTTAAAGAAAAATTGATAAAATTTATAATATACTTTTGTTAATATTAAAATTAGATTTCTTGAATAAATTGATTTATTAATAAATTATTATAATACGAGGAATAGGAAGATAATATGTCAGAAGGAAAATCAAATTTTAACTCTAATAATACTGGAATTTTACTTATGAGTCATGGAAGTAGGTTACCCTTATCTAGTGAAACTATAAATAAGTTAGCTGAAATGTATAGGCAAGAAACTAATTTTAAAGTTGGTGTAGGATATATGGAAATTCATGAACCCAATATTCCTGATGCATTAGATATTTTAGTTAAAGATACTGAAATTGATACTGTAATAGCCGTTCCAGTATTTTTAGCTCATGGAATGCACACTACGAGAGATATTCCTAAAATATTGCGTCTAAATGAAGAAAATAATGGGGAAGACTCTCACAATCACAATCATCATAGCCATAATCATGAAAATAATGAGGAAAGCTCTCATAGTCATCATCACCATCATGAATTAGAAAAAATAAATTTTGATGGAAAAATTATTTATACTGAACCATTAGGAGCAGACCCATTAGTTCTTGAGATAATAAAAAATAGAGTTAATAATGCTTTAAACCAACAATAATTTATTTATTAATCTTTTTTTGATTTTTATAATATTTTTTATAATATTTTTTATAATATTTTTTTATAATATTTTTTATAATATTTTTTTATAATATTTTTTATAATATTTTTTATAATATTTTTTTATAATATTTTTTATAATATTTTTTATAATATTTTTTATAATATTTTTTTTATAATATTTTTCAAGTATAATTTTATTTCAACTTATAACTAAAAAAATTTTATTATATTTAATAAACATATATATTAGTATGAGTAAAAAAAATCTTCGAGTTTCAGATCTTGGAGAAAAAAAGCTAATTGAAAGAATAATTGAAACGTCTAAAGATTTTGAGTTTAATAATGATAAAAATTTAAATTCTTATATTGGTGATGATGCTGCATTAATCGATTTTAACAATAATTTAACAAATGAAAAAAATTATTTAGTAGCTACAACTGATTTATTGATTCA from Methanobrevibacter arboriphilus JCM 13429 = DSM 1125 encodes:
- a CDS encoding class II aldolase/adducin family protein; amino-acid sequence: MSDKDDNIKSVVDVSKYLFGRKLVSGKAGNVSARFNDNGMDVIAITPTMKSLGKVKEEEIILIDIDGNNLTKGTPSSEIYLHLAIYKEKDDIGAIVHTHSPFATGFAFSNKRIKRLEGFGEIISPYLAEIEYERPGSDELAVKSAEALKNEDVLILKNHGVISTGKNIEEACSLAEFVEDIAKTQFISHTLNLSDSF
- the cfbA gene encoding sirohydrochlorin nickelochelatase, with the translated sequence MDSNLNQSNNSEGCTNYKNLNISENSLSTDFGVLLISHGSSLPYAEETFKDILEKYLSLTGHNTEVGYMKVAKPSISEAIDNLLDRNNNIKRIIAMPVFLAPGIHTNIDIPIILGLEPKETDPRCPDGNYPEDHYLMESKPINFNGEIDLIGCIGPDPQIISIINKKIESAISKSNSDINSDKTGVLLVSHGSRLNYNREFITDIYNQYKSQTDYSVSQGFMELCEPTIAQSINSMLESKDLDRIIVVPVFLAPGVHTKRDIPTILGILEDEDINNTHFSNDHSHSHVHSHDYSHDHSHDHAHGGLVEFDGEILYTEPLGSDDIIIKILKNRIESNI
- a CDS encoding Zn-ribbon domain-containing OB-fold protein, with protein sequence MSDIVRTWRHIQQRYNLIGSKCTNCDGVYFPPRVICPKCRRKGKIENIQFSGKGKIHSFSIVETPTDDFKTIAPYAVAIIDLEEGARLTSQLVDCDLNEIEIGDPVEMVFRKIREDGEDGVISYGFKFKPIK
- the cfbA gene encoding sirohydrochlorin nickelochelatase, whose amino-acid sequence is MSEGKSNFNSNNTGILLMSHGSRLPLSSETINKLAEMYRQETNFKVGVGYMEIHEPNIPDALDILVKDTEIDTVIAVPVFLAHGMHTTRDIPKILRLNEENNGEDSHNHNHHSHNHENNEESSHSHHHHHELEKINFDGKIIYTEPLGADPLVLEIIKNRVNNALNQQ
- a CDS encoding UPF0147 family protein; translated protein: MSNDIFNEVSEILKHIMENPSVPRNIRRAADESNTLLNNKEEDETVRASAVILILDEISNDPNIPIHARTLIWEVLSKLESIKTN